A stretch of DNA from Brevibacillus ruminantium:
TGCTGTTTTCTGTCGTCGGCTCGCTGTTTATTGAGCGGCTGCGCAAGGTATACAAATCGTACCAGGATTTGGCAATTCCTATTATTCTCTCCACGGGACTGGGCCTGTTTACCGTTCTGATCAGTATTGCCAAGGGCTTTAATACAGACTTGTATTCGTATCTTTTCGGGAAGATCGTGACCGTGAGCAAAGATGATCTCTACGCACTGTTGGGCGTGGCCGCGGTTGTACTGGGGACGGTATTTCTGATTTACAAAGAGCTGTTTGCGGTTTCCTTTGACGAGGAGTTTGCCCGCGTCTCCGGTGTGGCTCGCCGCTCGATCAATCTGTGGTTCATGATTCTGGTGGCTCTGACAATTGCGGCATCGATGCGGATTGTCGGCGTGCTGCTGATCTCGGCGCTGATTACCCTGCCGGTAGCCGCCAGCCTGCAGATTGCCAAAAGCTTTCGGCAAACCATACTTTATGCGATTCTCTTTGCGGAAATCTCTGTGCTCAGCGGGCTTTATTTTGCCTACCTGCTGGACTGGGCTTCCGGTGGTACAATAGTCTTGGTAGCAGTGTTTATCTTGTTGCTGGTTCTGGGGATGAAAAAAATCAAAGCAGCTTTGCGCTAGCATGCGATGATGGCGGGAAGGAGCATGAACGATGAAGGTAGAAGAAGCGTTGCAGATATTGAAGGACAAGGGATATAAATATACAGGGAAACGGGAAAAGCTGATCCGCATTTGTGCGGCGGAAAAACGGTACCTGTCAGCCAAGGATATCATGGAGCGGATCAAGATCGACTACCCCAATCTCAGCTTTGACACGGTTTATCGCAACATCTCCACATTTGTAGAATTAGGCATCCTGGAAGAAACAGAGCTGGATGGAGAGGGGAAATTTAGGCTGGCCTGTTCGGCAGACGGTCATCACCATCACCATGTCATCTGTACCGAATGCGGCAAGACCTCGTCCCTCCCCGGATGTCCGATGAACATCATGTCGGCGATCCCGAAAGACTTTGAGGTAACCGGACATAAATTCGAGGTGTACGGCACCTGCTCGGATTGTGCATCAATGGGCGCAGCGTCGCACCGATAGCATTGAGCAAAGAGAAAGCCCTTCCCAGGCGAGATTTTTTTCGCTTGCAGGAGGGGCTTTTCGATTTTCTTACATTACATACATAAATATTGACAAAGTTTTAAAATAGAATATAATAAATGGAAAAAGAAGGAGGAATGCGGCGTGAAGAAATTTCTGATCTTTGGCGGAAGCAAAGGCTTGGGTGACGCATTTGTGAAAGGACTGCCGGAAGCGGGGGATCGCGTATGGATCGTCTCCAGAAGCCGTCCGGAAACCCTGGAGAGAGCGGATGGTGTGGAAAGGCTCTGGATCGAGGCGGATTTGTCCACGAATACCGCCAGCCTCACGATCGCAGATGCATTGCAGGGGGAGGATATTGACGTCTTGATCTACAATGTGGGCATCTGGGAGAGCAAGGGATTTGTGGTCGGCTATGACTTTGAACAAGACGATCCAAGTGAAATTGCAGAAATTCTGCAAGTGAATCTGACTTCGACGATCACCTGCATCCAGAAATTGCTGCCCAATCTCAAGAAAGCGAAGCACGCTAAAATCATCCTGATCGGTTCCACAGCAGGTCTGGAGAATACAGGCTTTGCCCAGGTGACGTTTGCCGCATCCAAATTTGGTTTGCGCGGGATTGCCCATTCTCTTCGGGCCTTCGTCAAAAAGTTTGGCATCAGTGTGACCTGCATCAACCCTGGCGCAATTGCCACCCAAGTTCCTTACGAAGCCGGCCCGGAGAAAGTGATTGCTGCATACCAGGGCAGCCAGATCCCGCTGCAGGATATCGTGTCATTGGTGAAATGTGTCATCCACCTATCCCCGGCGTCTTGTGTGAAAGAGATTCACATACCTGCGATGGAAAATACTCGGGCGTAACCAGGGTCTTCGGGAGCGGATCGTCCGCACTCTCGACTCGACATGTGAACTCATTTTGCTCCTTACAGGGATTTGCTATAATGGGTGGGACATGAAATAGAAATCGGCAGAGAGAAGGGACAAAGGGTATGATCCCCCGCTATATCACAGACTTTGATTTGGAAGCGTTACCCCGGCTGAAAACAGAGGTGGCTGTCATTGGTGCCGGGATTGCCGGTCTGTATACGGCCTTGCAAGCCAGCGAGCAAGCCGACGTGGTATTGATCAGCAAAAAAGGATTGGATGACAGTAATACGCGCTGGGCGCAAGGGGGGATCGCCGCCGTCACGGCCAAGTCCGACTCGCCTGCCCTGCACCGTCAGGACACACTGATTGCAGGGGCAGGCCTCTGCTCGTACGAGGCTGTCGAGGTGCTGGTCCATGAAGGGCCGGAGCGGCTGAAAGAACTGATCGCCTACGGAACCGAGTTTGATCGAGATGCCCAGGGGCGATATGAACTGACCAAGGAAGGCGCTCACAGCAAGCGCCGTATTTTGCATGCGCACGGTGATGCCACCGGAGCGGAAATCGTCCGGGCCTTGTCCGAGCGCGTGCGGGAGAAGTCCAATATCACCGTGCTGGAAAACCACTTTGTCATCGACGTTGTGACGCAGGATGGCGAATGTGTCGGCGTGATCGTCATGAAGCCGGACGGAGAGCGCTTTTTCCTGCAAGCCCATGCAACCGTGCTGGCGACAGGGGGAGCAGGCCAGCTCTACCGCTACACGACCAACCCGGAGATCGCGACTGCAGACGGGATCGCGCTCGCTTACCGGGCCGGGGCGCGGATCAAGGACGTGGAGTTTATCCAGTTTCACCCGACCGCGCTGTATTATCCGGGGGCGCCGCGCTTCCTGATTTCCGAGGCCGTTCGCGGGGAAGGCGCGATCCTGCGAAACACGAGCGGCGAGCGCTTCATGGAAAAGTACCATCCGCAAAAGGAGCTGGCTCCCCGCGACATCGTGGCCCGGGCCATCGTTTCCGAGATGGAGAGGACACATGCGGCTTACGTTTACCTCGATATTACCCATGAGTCGGAGGAGCTGATCAAGCATCGCTTTCCGACCATTTACCAATTTTGTCTCCAGTACGGCCTGGATATGGTGACGGACTGGATACCAGTCGCCCCTGCCTGCCACTATATTATGGGCGGGGTCCAGACTGATCTGAACGGGGAGACCACCACCAAGCGGCTGTTTGCCTGCGGAGAGGTCTCCTGCACCGGCGTGCATGGAGCCAACCGTCTGGCGAGCAATTCCCTGTCCGAGGCGGTCGTCTTTGGTCACCGCATCGTCAAGCGCATCGCGGAGCTTCCGCCTATGTCCGAGGTTCGTCCCCTGCAGGCGAACGAAGACAAGCGCGTACATCGGCCGGTCAACACCCGGGAGCAGAGAGTGAAGCTGCAAAAGCTGATGCTGCGCCACGTCGGTGTGAAAAGGCAGGAAAAGGGCTTGCGCAAAGCACTGGAAGAGCTGGAGCGCATGCAGCGGTTTTACAGCTATGAGCTTCAGGAGATGGAGTCTTTTGAATTTCTCAATTTGCTCAATACGGCAGTATTGACGACACGGGCGGCGCTTTTGCGGGAGGAGAGCCGCGGCGGGCATTACCGCATTGATTTTCCGAACAAAGACGATTTGATTTGGCGCAAGCATATTATTCAGTCAATAGACGAGGGCGTACGTGAGGAGAGTGACCGATACGATGTGGAATAAGCGGGAGCTGCAACGAAAAATTGAAGAATGGCTGCACGAGGATATTGGCTTCGGAGACGTGACGACGATGAGCACCATCCCGGAGACCGAAGAGGGCGTGGGGATTCTCTACGCGAAGGAAGCGGGGATTATCGCCGGTCTTCCGGTGGCAGAAGAAGTATTTGCGACCGTCGATCCGTCCCTTTCGTTTACCCGCCGAGTAGCAGAAGGAGCCAAAGTGGAAAAAGGCGATCAGATTGCGGAAGTGAGCGGTTCGGTTCGCTCGATTCTGAGCGGGGAGCGGCTGGCGCTCAATCTGCTGCAGCGCCTCTCCGGGATTGCAACCCGGACCCACGAATACGCAGCTGCGGTGGCGGGCACCAAAGCACGGGTGGTCGACACGCGCAAAACCACGCCCGGCCTGCGGATGCTGGAGAAATACGCAGTGCGGATCGGCGGCGGGCACAATCACCGCTATGCGCTTTACGATGCCGTGATGATCAAAGACAATCACATCAAGGGAGCAGGCGGAATCGCCCAAGCGGTCGCGGCAGCTCGTGCAGCGATCCCGCACACGATGAAAATCGAGGTCGAGGCCGAATCGCATGAGCAGGTGCAGGAGGCGCTGGATGCCGGTGCCGATATCATCATGCTGGACAATATGTCTCTGGCAATGATGACAGAGGCAGTGGCGTTGATCGGTGGACGCGCGGTCGTAGAAGCCTCCGGCGGCGTCACACTGGAGACCATCAGCGGGATTGCACAGACGGGCGTAGACGTGATCTCAGTCGGTGCGCTGACCCATTCGGTGAAAGCGCTGGATATCAGTCTTGATTTGAATACCCGGAAGCGATAGGAGAAGTCTGATGCTGCTGGTGATGGATATTGGAAACTCCAACATGGTGCTGGGTCTGTATGAGGGGGAAACGCTGCGGCATCATTGGCGCGTAGCGACGGACCGGAACAAGACGGAGGATGAGTACGGCATGCTCGTCCGAAATCTCTTCGACAGCGTGGGCTTGTCGCTTGGAGAGGTGGAAGGGATCAGTATCTCCTCTGTTGTGCCGCCGATTAACCTGACGATTGAACGGATGTGCGAAAAATACATCAGGCAGAAGCCTTTGGTGGTCGGTCCCGGCGTCAAGACCGGTCTGAACATCAAATGCGAGTATCCGCGCGAGGTCGGCTCTGACCGGATCGTCAATGCGGTCGCCGCCATCCACGAGTACGGAACGCCGCTAATCGTCGTGGACTTCGGTACGGCCACAACCTTTTGTTACGTGGACGAGCGAGGGCAGTACTGGGGAGGGGCGATTGCTCCCGGCATCGGAATTTCGACGGAAGCTCTGGTCAACCGGGCGGACAAGCTGCCGCGCATTGAAATCGCGAAGCCGCCATCCGTGGTAGGACGCAATACGATTTCCGCGATGCAATCCGGGATCTTCTACGGCTTCG
This window harbors:
- a CDS encoding metal ABC transporter permease, encoding MLADWWQYDFLRYTLFSGIIIGLICPILGTFLIVRRLSMMADGLSHVTLSGVAAGMLLSKKVALFQAVNPLFFGMLFSVVGSLFIERLRKVYKSYQDLAIPIILSTGLGLFTVLISIAKGFNTDLYSYLFGKIVTVSKDDLYALLGVAAVVLGTVFLIYKELFAVSFDEEFARVSGVARRSINLWFMILVALTIAASMRIVGVLLISALITLPVAASLQIAKSFRQTILYAILFAEISVLSGLYFAYLLDWASGGTIVLVAVFILLLVLGMKKIKAALR
- a CDS encoding Fur family transcriptional regulator, whose protein sequence is MKVEEALQILKDKGYKYTGKREKLIRICAAEKRYLSAKDIMERIKIDYPNLSFDTVYRNISTFVELGILEETELDGEGKFRLACSADGHHHHHVICTECGKTSSLPGCPMNIMSAIPKDFEVTGHKFEVYGTCSDCASMGAASHR
- a CDS encoding SDR family NAD(P)-dependent oxidoreductase, producing MKKFLIFGGSKGLGDAFVKGLPEAGDRVWIVSRSRPETLERADGVERLWIEADLSTNTASLTIADALQGEDIDVLIYNVGIWESKGFVVGYDFEQDDPSEIAEILQVNLTSTITCIQKLLPNLKKAKHAKIILIGSTAGLENTGFAQVTFAASKFGLRGIAHSLRAFVKKFGISVTCINPGAIATQVPYEAGPEKVIAAYQGSQIPLQDIVSLVKCVIHLSPASCVKEIHIPAMENTRA
- the nadB gene encoding L-aspartate oxidase; protein product: MIPRYITDFDLEALPRLKTEVAVIGAGIAGLYTALQASEQADVVLISKKGLDDSNTRWAQGGIAAVTAKSDSPALHRQDTLIAGAGLCSYEAVEVLVHEGPERLKELIAYGTEFDRDAQGRYELTKEGAHSKRRILHAHGDATGAEIVRALSERVREKSNITVLENHFVIDVVTQDGECVGVIVMKPDGERFFLQAHATVLATGGAGQLYRYTTNPEIATADGIALAYRAGARIKDVEFIQFHPTALYYPGAPRFLISEAVRGEGAILRNTSGERFMEKYHPQKELAPRDIVARAIVSEMERTHAAYVYLDITHESEELIKHRFPTIYQFCLQYGLDMVTDWIPVAPACHYIMGGVQTDLNGETTTKRLFACGEVSCTGVHGANRLASNSLSEAVVFGHRIVKRIAELPPMSEVRPLQANEDKRVHRPVNTREQRVKLQKLMLRHVGVKRQEKGLRKALEELERMQRFYSYELQEMESFEFLNLLNTAVLTTRAALLREESRGGHYRIDFPNKDDLIWRKHIIQSIDEGVREESDRYDVE
- the nadC gene encoding carboxylating nicotinate-nucleotide diphosphorylase produces the protein MWNKRELQRKIEEWLHEDIGFGDVTTMSTIPETEEGVGILYAKEAGIIAGLPVAEEVFATVDPSLSFTRRVAEGAKVEKGDQIAEVSGSVRSILSGERLALNLLQRLSGIATRTHEYAAAVAGTKARVVDTRKTTPGLRMLEKYAVRIGGGHNHRYALYDAVMIKDNHIKGAGGIAQAVAAARAAIPHTMKIEVEAESHEQVQEALDAGADIIMLDNMSLAMMTEAVALIGGRAVVEASGGVTLETISGIAQTGVDVISVGALTHSVKALDISLDLNTRKR
- a CDS encoding type III pantothenate kinase, with translation MLLVMDIGNSNMVLGLYEGETLRHHWRVATDRNKTEDEYGMLVRNLFDSVGLSLGEVEGISISSVVPPINLTIERMCEKYIRQKPLVVGPGVKTGLNIKCEYPREVGSDRIVNAVAAIHEYGTPLIVVDFGTATTFCYVDERGQYWGGAIAPGIGISTEALVNRADKLPRIEIAKPPSVVGRNTISAMQSGIFYGFVGQVEGIVRRIKTENGTDPIVVATGGLAPLIGYEAECIDVVDQGLTLKGLRLIYERNQ